In Paenibacillus larvae subsp. larvae, the following proteins share a genomic window:
- the tatA gene encoding twin-arginine translocase TatA/TatE family subunit — protein sequence MGPFSIWHILLIAIVALLLFGPNKLPELGRGAGRMFKEFKDATSGITSDETSTHTEKKTTAEENVSSSSAGEVKADQK from the coding sequence GTGGGACCTTTTTCAATCTGGCATATTCTGCTGATTGCTATCGTAGCGCTTTTGCTATTCGGGCCGAACAAGCTGCCCGAGCTTGGACGGGGTGCCGGCCGTATGTTTAAGGAATTTAAGGATGCGACTAGCGGAATAACATCCGACGAAACATCCACGCATACAGAGAAAAAAACAACCGCTGAGGAGAACGTATCTTCGTCTTCCGCCGGTGAGGTTAAGGCTGACCAAAAATAA
- a CDS encoding TetR/AcrR family transcriptional regulator, translating to MKGTDKKIRILEAAEQLFTRQGVKNTTIEQIAKGAQIGKGTVYLYFKDKEAVVSEVMEYKWRRLQSEAASRMGKGTPFLDNINNLLHEMTRFRASDPFFCKLYEEYRELQTGEIRLGMKNVQLSVVHYIEKVVKEAGERGEVPVSLPSRILAFLLVKSYSAFIYEWPEEFGPVREEDLSLMLEVLFSQAKG from the coding sequence GTGAAGGGAACAGACAAGAAAATCAGGATTTTGGAGGCGGCTGAACAACTGTTCACAAGACAAGGGGTTAAAAACACCACGATCGAGCAGATTGCCAAAGGTGCCCAGATTGGAAAGGGAACCGTTTATTTGTATTTTAAAGACAAGGAAGCGGTTGTATCGGAGGTAATGGAGTATAAGTGGCGGCGCCTCCAGAGTGAAGCGGCTTCCCGAATGGGGAAAGGAACCCCGTTTTTGGACAATATTAATAATTTGCTGCATGAAATGACCAGGTTCAGGGCGTCGGACCCTTTTTTCTGCAAACTTTATGAGGAATACAGGGAATTGCAGACCGGGGAGATTCGCCTTGGAATGAAAAATGTTCAGCTGAGCGTCGTACATTATATTGAAAAGGTGGTTAAAGAGGCGGGGGAAAGAGGAGAAGTGCCGGTTTCTCTTCCCAGCCGGATACTGGCTTTTTTGCTTGTTAAATCCTATTCCGCCTTTATTTACGAATGGCCGGAAGAGTTCGGGCCCGTAAGAGAAGAGGATTTAAGCCTAATGCTGGAAGTGCTTTTTTCCCAGGCGAAAGGATAG
- the fsa gene encoding fructose-6-phosphate aldolase, protein MRLFIDSASVEEIRKVHELGVISGITTNPSLIAKEGRDFFETVKEIISITGDLPLSTEVVAEDAEGMVEQGKKLAGLGEGIVIKVPMNAEGLKATNRLSKLGIKTNVTLIFSSTQALLAARAGATYVSPFIGRLDDINQIGMNLIEEISQMFKIHGIESQIIAASVRHTTHVIEAALAGSDIATIPYKVFESMMRHPLTDAGIAKFNEDWKNAEQKPF, encoded by the coding sequence ATGCGTTTATTTATTGATTCAGCTAGTGTAGAAGAAATCAGAAAAGTGCATGAACTGGGGGTTATCTCTGGTATTACCACAAATCCTTCCCTGATTGCAAAAGAAGGAAGGGATTTTTTCGAGACAGTCAAAGAGATCATTTCCATTACAGGAGATCTGCCTCTTAGTACTGAAGTTGTAGCAGAAGATGCTGAGGGCATGGTCGAACAAGGGAAGAAATTGGCCGGGCTAGGTGAGGGGATCGTGATTAAAGTACCCATGAATGCCGAAGGGCTGAAAGCAACCAACAGGCTGTCCAAGCTTGGCATCAAAACGAATGTCACGCTCATTTTCAGTTCCACACAAGCCCTTCTGGCAGCCCGTGCCGGAGCCACATATGTTTCACCTTTTATTGGCCGTCTGGACGATATTAACCAGATCGGGATGAACTTGATTGAAGAGATCAGCCAGATGTTCAAGATTCATGGCATTGAATCACAAATTATTGCAGCCAGTGTACGCCATACCACTCATGTAATCGAAGCCGCTTTGGCGGGTTCGGATATTGCCACTATTCCATACAAAGTGTTTGAAAGTATGATGAGACATCCTCTGACGGATGCCGGAATTGCCAAGTTCAATGAAGACTGGAAAAATGCCGAGCAAAAACCGTTTTAA
- a CDS encoding DUF4178 domain-containing protein, with protein MSLFKRVGNILKSHKEQPAVKESNPFEDSRVGDIVTVDLEEYVFSGKVLYFDRGYAPHRYAYYVQSGKTIKCLIVEKGRTYECFICNFLEGALDDPNDVPSTLVLDGDKTYELEHHRLDVTRTEGNTDFRSGDEAMFWRYFSAGEDYFFLQWQDGKFVAMEGSRIPAADVKFLKGSL; from the coding sequence ATGTCCCTATTTAAACGAGTCGGAAATATTTTAAAGAGCCATAAAGAACAGCCCGCCGTTAAAGAAAGCAACCCTTTTGAAGATTCCCGTGTCGGTGATATCGTAACGGTAGATTTGGAAGAATATGTTTTTTCAGGTAAAGTCCTTTATTTCGACCGCGGTTATGCCCCCCACCGGTATGCTTATTATGTCCAAAGCGGCAAAACGATCAAGTGTTTGATTGTGGAAAAAGGACGGACGTATGAATGTTTCATTTGCAATTTTCTGGAAGGTGCACTTGATGACCCTAACGATGTTCCTTCCACACTTGTCCTGGACGGCGATAAAACGTATGAATTGGAGCACCACCGGTTAGATGTGACCCGAACCGAAGGCAATACCGACTTCCGCAGCGGGGATGAAGCCATGTTCTGGCGCTATTTCAGCGCCGGAGAAGATTACTTCTTCCTCCAATGGCAGGACGGGAAATTCGTTGCTATGGAAGGAAGCAGAATTCCTGCTGCCGATGTAAAATTCTTGAAAGGATCCTTATAG
- the glpX gene encoding class II fructose-bisphosphatase: protein MERELALEVVRVTEAAALASAKWMGRGKKNEADEAATTAMRVMFDTVSVQGTVVIGEGEMDEAPMLYIGEAVGNNQGIEVDIAVDPLEGTNIVAQGLDNAISVLAMAPRGNLLHAPDMYMEKLAVGPQLAGKVSIADPIEKTLQTAAKELHKNISDLTVMLLDRERHDPIVKALRRVGVRIKFLSDGDVAGAIAPAMEESGIDLFVGSGGAPEGVLAAAALKCLGGEIQARLMPGNAAEYERCIEMGMKDPYQILTMEEMVGTGDVIFAATGVTSGSFLKGVRYLKGEKAETHSLVMRAKTKTVRYIQTTHYLPNKPLLNKTEGQVAAPVEGDSL, encoded by the coding sequence ATGGAGAGAGAACTGGCCTTGGAGGTCGTAAGAGTTACGGAAGCGGCAGCACTCGCATCCGCGAAATGGATGGGACGGGGCAAGAAGAACGAAGCGGATGAGGCTGCTACTACAGCCATGAGGGTAATGTTCGATACGGTTTCCGTTCAAGGAACCGTCGTGATTGGGGAAGGCGAAATGGACGAAGCCCCAATGCTGTATATTGGGGAAGCGGTTGGGAATAATCAGGGAATAGAAGTGGACATAGCAGTTGACCCGCTCGAAGGAACCAATATAGTCGCACAAGGTCTCGATAATGCCATTTCTGTACTTGCTATGGCGCCGCGGGGGAATTTGCTTCATGCTCCGGATATGTATATGGAAAAGCTGGCTGTCGGGCCACAACTGGCCGGGAAGGTAAGCATTGCCGATCCAATTGAGAAGACACTGCAAACTGCGGCAAAAGAGCTGCACAAAAATATAAGCGATCTAACGGTTATGCTTCTCGACCGGGAACGCCATGACCCAATTGTGAAAGCATTGCGCCGGGTTGGAGTGAGGATCAAGTTCTTAAGCGATGGGGACGTGGCCGGAGCAATTGCCCCTGCAATGGAGGAAAGCGGAATTGACTTGTTTGTAGGCTCAGGAGGTGCTCCTGAGGGAGTTCTGGCGGCAGCCGCACTGAAATGTCTCGGTGGAGAGATTCAGGCAAGACTAATGCCCGGTAATGCCGCGGAATATGAACGGTGTATAGAGATGGGCATGAAGGACCCGTACCAAATCTTAACGATGGAAGAAATGGTTGGAACCGGCGATGTTATTTTTGCGGCTACGGGTGTAACATCCGGCAGCTTTTTAAAGGGAGTCCGCTATCTGAAAGGGGAAAAAGCGGAAACGCATTCTCTCGTAATGCGGGCGAAAACCAAAACAGTACGTTATATTCAGACAACCCACTATTTGCCGAATAAACCGCTCCTGAACAAAACAGAAGGGCAAGTAGCTGCCCCTGTAGAGGGAGATAGCCTTTAA
- a CDS encoding DUF4247 domain-containing protein — MSKWCKWIAVLMVFTLLVGCSNVGDYVKDHYNLVKADGKGSNMSKVYSVEGKKVPEVSKELANEQKPKEMSKESDEQMFLLYNDQVINVQKDPKNENNTLVEINTIEYAKEHYNSSFLQTFLTAAALQSVLGGGWFNSNSNSSYKGYSSTPQQNRQQDSGSTDKKDSNTPSTSDRKGSFDTGKKDTGSSSRKNDGSAPKTKSDTGSKPGTSGRSGSFSTKKK, encoded by the coding sequence GTGTCTAAATGGTGTAAATGGATCGCTGTTCTAATGGTATTCACCCTTCTTGTCGGGTGTTCAAACGTTGGCGACTATGTCAAGGATCATTACAATCTTGTTAAAGCCGATGGCAAAGGAAGCAATATGTCCAAAGTATATTCGGTAGAAGGCAAAAAAGTCCCGGAAGTATCCAAAGAACTGGCAAATGAGCAAAAGCCGAAAGAAATGAGCAAGGAATCCGATGAACAAATGTTTCTTCTGTACAACGATCAGGTTATAAATGTACAGAAGGATCCGAAAAATGAAAATAATACGCTAGTTGAAATCAATACAATTGAATATGCGAAGGAGCATTACAATTCTTCCTTCCTGCAAACCTTTCTGACGGCTGCGGCACTGCAATCTGTTCTGGGCGGCGGGTGGTTTAATTCGAACTCGAATTCCTCCTACAAAGGATATAGCTCTACTCCCCAGCAAAACAGACAGCAGGACTCCGGCAGTACGGATAAGAAAGACAGCAATACCCCATCCACTTCCGACCGGAAAGGCTCGTTTGATACCGGCAAAAAGGATACGGGCAGCAGTAGCCGTAAGAATGACGGATCGGCTCCAAAGACCAAATCTGATACTGGTTCAAAGCCTGGAACCAGCGGACGTTCCGGTTCATTCAGTACAAAAAAGAAATAA
- a CDS encoding YitT family protein, translating to MKKAVDIVGIIVGGAIVSFGFNMFLIPHELLSGGISGIAMMIGYLTNWDISLLYFILNLPLMIWGLAKVGRRFIVLSVLNVLATVWFMQLIPTVSVVNDQILGAVFGGVVVGIGTGISFRFGGSTGGFDIVAAIVTRKRDLPLGMMLFSLNGIVIFALGYFKNNWDLALYSMLAIFVTGKVLDAIYVSHIKVTAFIVTKQKEAMLEKLLQKPRGVTIIKTEGAFTKEEKEMLMTVTTRYELIELKKIVKEIDSKAFVNIVETVGIQGEFRRLE from the coding sequence TTGAAAAAGGCGGTTGATATCGTCGGAATCATTGTGGGAGGAGCTATCGTTTCCTTTGGTTTTAATATGTTCCTGATTCCCCATGAGCTGCTAAGTGGCGGGATTTCAGGTATCGCAATGATGATAGGTTATTTAACAAATTGGGATATATCCTTACTTTACTTTATATTAAATTTGCCCCTGATGATATGGGGACTTGCGAAAGTGGGACGCCGGTTTATCGTATTGAGTGTGCTAAATGTGCTGGCCACGGTCTGGTTCATGCAGCTCATCCCCACAGTATCCGTAGTGAACGATCAGATACTTGGTGCTGTATTTGGCGGGGTAGTTGTCGGGATCGGTACAGGTATCAGTTTCCGTTTCGGAGGATCTACCGGAGGATTTGACATTGTTGCTGCTATTGTGACCCGCAAAAGGGACCTGCCACTAGGTATGATGCTGTTTTCATTAAACGGGATTGTCATTTTTGCCCTCGGGTATTTCAAAAACAACTGGGATCTGGCTCTTTACTCTATGCTGGCGATCTTCGTAACCGGGAAAGTGCTGGATGCCATCTATGTAAGCCACATTAAGGTGACCGCCTTTATTGTTACAAAACAAAAAGAAGCAATGCTTGAGAAGCTTCTCCAAAAACCCAGAGGAGTTACCATCATCAAAACCGAGGGGGCTTTTACCAAAGAGGAAAAAGAAATGCTGATGACCGTCACTACTCGATATGAATTAATCGAACTGAAAAAGATCGTAAAAGAGATCGATTCCAAAGCATTCGTTAATATCGTTGAAACGGTCGGTATTCAAGGAGAGTTCCGCCGTCTTGAGTAA
- the cydC gene encoding thiol reductant ABC exporter subunit CydC, with protein MRRSEWFTPYIRNYSWRFVLIIALTVLTLLTAGSLMFTSGYLISKSALRPENVLMVYVPIVAVRTFGISRSVVHYVQRLVSHDAILRILSRMRVRLYQILEPQALFIRSRYRTGDIFGVLADDVEHLQDVYLRTVFPSVAGLIIYTIVIGAVGMFDWSFALLLAIYLFVLVAVLPAISLVIMKKKSQQVKQGRNRLYSKLTDAVLGIGDWVISGRHGEFIRRYEDEEQKTVIDERSLARWARWRNLIAQCVIGAVVVSTVYWSGQQVAEGQMNPTLIAAFVLVIFPVMDAFLPLSEAVQKIPQYQDSLDRIMKIAEQGKEIEYRDGSQIEISDLHENKVGIKLEHVSFRYSHKEDWSIQDLNLDLPHGKKIAVIGRSGAGKSTLIKLIQGALMPQQGTVTINGVASAEWGEQIPCLLSVLNQSPHLFDTSVGNNIRIGKPEATEEEIHRAAAGVCMDGLIDSLPEGFETPMRETGQRFSGGERQRIALARILLQDTPAVILDEPTVGLDPRTERELLAAIFDVLDQKTLIWITHHLVGVEHMDEVIFMENGRIEMRGTHQELLSLFPRYRHLYELDRPGMPGLPE; from the coding sequence ATGAGACGGTCCGAGTGGTTTACACCTTATATCCGAAACTATTCTTGGCGGTTCGTCCTGATTATTGCCTTGACTGTGCTGACTTTACTGACAGCCGGCTCACTTATGTTCACCTCGGGTTATCTGATTTCTAAATCAGCATTGAGACCGGAGAATGTATTGATGGTGTATGTCCCCATTGTGGCTGTACGGACATTCGGTATCAGCCGTTCCGTTGTTCATTATGTGCAGCGTCTGGTTAGTCATGACGCCATCCTCAGAATATTGTCAAGGATGAGGGTGCGTTTGTATCAGATTTTGGAACCACAGGCCTTGTTTATCCGATCCCGTTACCGAACCGGGGATATTTTCGGTGTACTGGCCGATGATGTTGAGCATCTTCAGGATGTTTACTTGCGTACGGTATTTCCGTCCGTTGCCGGACTGATTATATATACCATTGTGATTGGCGCTGTGGGAATGTTCGATTGGAGCTTTGCCTTACTGCTGGCTATTTACCTGTTTGTACTGGTTGCCGTATTGCCGGCAATCTCTCTTGTGATCATGAAAAAGAAAAGCCAACAAGTGAAGCAGGGGAGAAACCGTCTTTACAGCAAGCTTACTGATGCCGTTCTAGGAATCGGGGACTGGGTGATAAGTGGAAGGCACGGGGAATTTATCCGCCGGTATGAGGATGAAGAGCAGAAGACCGTGATCGACGAAAGATCCCTTGCAAGATGGGCCAGATGGAGAAATCTGATCGCGCAATGCGTGATCGGAGCTGTAGTGGTTTCAACCGTTTACTGGTCGGGACAACAGGTGGCAGAAGGTCAGATGAATCCAACGTTGATAGCGGCCTTCGTGCTTGTTATCTTTCCGGTAATGGATGCCTTCTTGCCGTTGTCTGAAGCTGTTCAGAAAATCCCTCAGTATCAGGATTCGCTAGACCGCATCATGAAGATTGCCGAACAAGGGAAGGAAATCGAATACCGGGACGGGTCGCAAATTGAGATTTCAGATCTTCATGAAAATAAAGTCGGCATTAAGCTGGAACATGTATCATTCCGATACTCGCATAAGGAGGACTGGTCTATACAAGATTTGAATCTGGATCTTCCTCATGGAAAAAAGATTGCAGTTATTGGCCGCAGTGGAGCCGGGAAATCGACACTGATCAAACTCATCCAAGGTGCTCTAATGCCGCAACAGGGTACGGTTACCATTAATGGAGTGGCCTCTGCCGAATGGGGGGAACAGATTCCGTGTCTGCTTTCCGTATTGAATCAAAGCCCTCATTTGTTTGATACGAGTGTGGGAAACAATATTCGCATTGGCAAGCCTGAAGCGACAGAAGAAGAAATTCATAGGGCGGCTGCAGGTGTCTGTATGGACGGGCTCATTGATTCCCTGCCGGAAGGGTTTGAGACGCCCATGAGAGAGACGGGCCAAAGGTTTTCCGGGGGTGAACGCCAGCGTATTGCATTGGCAAGGATTTTGCTTCAGGATACTCCGGCGGTTATCCTGGATGAGCCTACTGTAGGGCTTGACCCAAGAACGGAAAGGGAGCTTCTTGCTGCAATATTTGACGTTTTAGACCAGAAAACCCTGATTTGGATTACCCATCATCTGGTGGGGGTGGAACATATGGATGAAGTAATTTTTATGGAAAACGGCCGTATCGAGATGAGAGGGACTCATCAGGAATTACTGTCCCTCTTTCCCCGTTACCGTCATCTGTATGAGTTGGATCGCCCCGGAATGCCCGGGTTACCTGAATAA
- a CDS encoding DEAD/DEAH box helicase has protein sequence MATFQEFGLEPKVTKAITEMGFEEATPIQAKTIPLALQGHDLIGQAQTGTGKTAAFGVPLINKIDTAADKIVALVMCPTRELAIQVAEEISKLGRFKGIRSLPIYGGQDIVKQIRALKKKPQIIIGTPGRLLDHINRKTIKLEGVETVVLDEADEMLDMGFMDDIQSILSQVPEERHTMLFSATMPPNIQKLAHQFLRNPQHVSVIPKQVSAPLIAQAYIEVHEKQKFEALSRLLDMEAPELAIIFGRTKRRVDELSEALQKRGYAAEGLHGDLSQNQRDNVMRKFRDGSIDVLVATDVAARGLDVSGVSHVINFDLPQDPESYVHRIGRTGRAGKEGTAWTFVTPREIDHLHFIEKVTRHKISRKPLPSLAEAMEGKQKMTAERILELMEKDNHQEFKGVAIQLLEQYDSVNLLAAALKLLTGEKKDVNIELTPEEPLRAKKRRFDVRNSGRKPYGNDRRSGGYRSSRKDGYRDRDKDRRGGRDFSNRDYSKNRTHSSKKENFI, from the coding sequence TTGGCTACATTTCAAGAATTCGGTTTAGAACCAAAAGTTACAAAAGCAATTACAGAAATGGGATTTGAAGAGGCAACACCTATCCAGGCAAAAACAATTCCACTTGCCCTCCAAGGACATGATCTGATCGGTCAGGCGCAAACAGGAACAGGAAAAACTGCCGCTTTCGGTGTTCCTCTTATCAACAAGATTGATACGGCTGCAGATAAAATTGTTGCACTGGTTATGTGTCCTACCCGGGAGCTCGCGATTCAAGTGGCAGAAGAAATCAGCAAGCTGGGACGTTTTAAAGGGATCCGTTCCCTGCCTATCTATGGCGGACAGGATATCGTTAAACAAATTCGCGCATTGAAAAAGAAACCTCAAATTATTATCGGTACCCCAGGCCGTTTGCTTGACCACATTAACCGCAAAACCATCAAGCTTGAAGGTGTGGAGACAGTCGTTCTGGACGAAGCAGATGAAATGCTTGACATGGGCTTTATGGATGACATTCAATCTATCTTGAGTCAAGTTCCAGAAGAGCGCCATACTATGCTGTTTTCCGCCACAATGCCGCCTAATATTCAGAAGCTTGCTCATCAGTTCTTGCGCAACCCTCAACACGTTTCGGTTATTCCTAAGCAAGTAAGTGCACCGCTTATTGCTCAAGCATATATCGAAGTACATGAAAAACAGAAATTTGAGGCACTTAGCCGTCTGTTGGATATGGAAGCGCCGGAACTTGCCATTATTTTTGGCCGTACCAAGCGCAGAGTGGACGAATTATCGGAAGCCCTGCAAAAAAGGGGATATGCTGCCGAAGGCCTGCATGGCGACCTTTCCCAAAATCAGCGTGACAATGTGATGAGAAAATTCCGTGATGGAAGCATTGATGTTCTCGTGGCTACGGATGTGGCTGCCCGCGGTTTGGATGTAAGTGGGGTTTCCCATGTAATCAACTTCGACCTTCCGCAAGATCCGGAAAGCTACGTTCACCGTATCGGTCGTACCGGACGTGCAGGTAAAGAAGGAACGGCCTGGACATTTGTCACTCCCCGTGAGATTGACCATCTTCATTTCATTGAGAAAGTAACCCGTCATAAGATTAGCAGAAAACCACTGCCGAGCCTGGCTGAAGCTATGGAAGGCAAGCAAAAGATGACAGCAGAACGTATCCTGGAGCTGATGGAAAAAGATAATCATCAGGAATTTAAGGGTGTTGCCATTCAACTTCTGGAGCAATATGACTCTGTAAATTTATTGGCTGCGGCTCTTAAACTGCTGACCGGTGAGAAGAAAGACGTAAATATTGAACTGACTCCTGAAGAACCGCTTCGTGCGAAAAAACGCCGTTTCGACGTTCGGAATTCGGGACGTAAGCCATACGGCAATGACCGCCGTTCCGGAGGTTACCGTTCTTCACGCAAAGATGGATACAGGGACCGGGATAAAGACCGCCGCGGAGGAAGAGATTTCTCAAACCGCGATTATTCCAAGAACAGAACCCACTCTTCAAAGAAAGAGAATTTCATATAA
- a CDS encoding YesL family protein, protein MASFLFFWVVLAGLNTPEMWAMTLLLLAVLAPFTLLPSMAAMFSVVRKWVMGDEDVPLFKTFFKGYKENYLQSMLGGLTFVLLAIVVFVNYKFYAAQSGTFHFLSYLFLALGFILTAAIINFVSITVHLHMKVRHIVKNALLITVGNPLNAFSLIVVNALITYIGVKFPPLILFFAGSVMATYSFWMFYRNFLKIRQKQEKMAQALAEQEKEDKAEELSVKQTPNKA, encoded by the coding sequence TTGGCCAGCTTCCTATTTTTCTGGGTAGTTCTTGCAGGCCTGAATACCCCGGAAATGTGGGCAATGACGCTCCTTCTTCTCGCTGTTTTGGCACCGTTTACATTGCTTCCATCCATGGCAGCCATGTTTTCCGTAGTACGCAAATGGGTAATGGGGGATGAGGATGTTCCCTTATTCAAGACTTTTTTCAAAGGGTACAAGGAAAATTACCTTCAGAGTATGCTTGGCGGACTGACCTTTGTCCTTCTGGCAATTGTTGTCTTCGTCAACTACAAATTCTATGCCGCACAATCCGGCACTTTCCATTTTCTTTCGTATTTGTTTCTGGCTCTTGGGTTTATTTTAACAGCCGCGATAATTAATTTCGTTTCGATTACGGTGCACCTTCACATGAAGGTCAGACATATTGTGAAAAATGCGCTTCTGATTACGGTTGGAAATCCGCTTAACGCTTTTTCACTTATTGTGGTCAATGCATTGATCACTTATATCGGTGTTAAGTTTCCGCCGCTGATCCTGTTTTTTGCGGGAAGTGTTATGGCAACGTATTCGTTTTGGATGTTCTACCGGAACTTCCTGAAAATCAGACAAAAGCAGGAAAAGATGGCTCAGGCTTTGGCAGAACAGGAAAAAGAGGATAAAGCGGAAGAATTGTCCGTGAAACAGACTCCAAATAAGGCATAA
- a CDS encoding Nramp family divalent metal transporter — MDAVIKEKEKQQQKGWRHQTDSISLPEVNKTMKVPKKGSFLRKFMAFIGPGYLVAVGYMDPGNWATDLAGGSMFGYTLLSVILISNLMAILLQALSARLGIATGKDLAQACRDHYIKPVSFALWLLCELAIAACDLAEVIGSAIALKLLFGIPLLYGVLITAFDVILVLLLQKKGFRLIEAIVISLILLIGVCFVFDIALSQPNVAEVMKGFVPTAEIVQNPEMLYIALGILGATVMPHNLYLHSSIVQTRDYERTTEGKRSAIRYATWDSSIALMLALFVNAAILIVSAATFHTVGREVSDIEAAYELLGPMLGTGAASIVFGVALLASGQSSTLTGTLAGQIVMEGFLNIRLKPWLRRLITRLIAIIPAVVVTAIYGEQGTADLLVFSQVILSLQLSFAVIPLVKFTSDKYKMGELAAPKWMSYLSWVVAIVIACLNIYLLYQTIFPGLLVE; from the coding sequence ATGGACGCCGTTATCAAAGAGAAAGAAAAACAACAGCAAAAAGGTTGGCGGCATCAAACGGACTCCATCAGCTTACCCGAAGTAAATAAAACAATGAAAGTCCCTAAGAAAGGAAGCTTTTTACGCAAGTTTATGGCATTTATAGGGCCGGGTTATCTGGTTGCAGTCGGTTATATGGACCCGGGTAATTGGGCAACCGACTTAGCGGGTGGTTCCATGTTCGGTTACACTCTGTTGTCGGTAATCCTCATCTCAAATTTGATGGCTATTTTACTGCAAGCCCTATCTGCCAGGTTGGGAATCGCAACGGGGAAAGATCTGGCCCAGGCTTGCCGGGATCATTACATTAAGCCGGTTTCTTTTGCCTTATGGCTTCTTTGTGAACTTGCCATTGCGGCTTGCGATTTGGCTGAAGTGATCGGCTCAGCCATTGCGTTGAAATTATTGTTCGGAATTCCGCTATTATATGGAGTCCTTATTACAGCATTTGATGTCATTTTGGTTTTGCTTCTTCAGAAAAAAGGTTTCCGTCTAATCGAGGCAATTGTCATTAGCCTGATCTTATTGATTGGCGTTTGTTTTGTTTTCGACATAGCTTTGTCTCAGCCTAATGTTGCTGAAGTGATGAAAGGGTTTGTCCCTACAGCTGAAATTGTACAGAATCCTGAAATGCTTTACATTGCCCTTGGCATTCTGGGAGCAACGGTGATGCCGCATAATTTGTATCTGCATTCCTCGATCGTTCAGACGCGTGATTATGAAAGGACAACAGAAGGAAAACGCTCGGCCATCCGCTACGCAACTTGGGACTCTTCCATAGCTTTGATGCTGGCGTTGTTCGTTAATGCCGCTATTCTGATTGTTTCTGCCGCTACATTCCATACGGTTGGACGTGAAGTCAGTGATATTGAAGCAGCTTATGAACTTTTGGGGCCTATGCTGGGAACAGGGGCAGCCAGCATCGTGTTTGGTGTGGCTCTGCTTGCTTCGGGGCAGAGTTCAACGCTTACAGGTACGCTTGCGGGACAGATTGTTATGGAGGGCTTTCTGAATATACGACTAAAGCCATGGTTAAGACGCCTTATAACACGGCTGATTGCCATTATTCCGGCTGTTGTTGTGACGGCTATTTATGGCGAACAAGGAACAGCTGATCTACTCGTATTCAGTCAGGTTATTTTGTCTCTGCAGCTTTCTTTTGCAGTTATTCCGCTTGTGAAATTTACTTCTGATAAATACAAAATGGGTGAGCTTGCAGCTCCGAAATGGATGTCATATTTGAGCTGGGTGGTAGC